DNA sequence from the Trypanosoma brucei gambiense DAL972 chromosome 9, complete sequence genome:
AGAAACCACAGTCGGTGGCCGTAtcttttgttcttctcaGAACAGAAATTAATCCCGTGAGGTTTCCGTCGCAGCCGCCGCGGGAAAAGTGCGCCAAATCCTCTTCCTTCGCACGGTGACACGAACGAATCCACCTCTAGTGCTGAATGGGGTTCCACTTGAGTAATACATTCCTTACATTCACTTCCAAAAAGGTGTGGAGTCACGCCTCTGCGCTCCCTGttgccatttcttttttcgttcttttttttccccccctcctccccaacACGCAAACCCAACTGGCCCACTTTACACCAACGACAAAAAATCATCTCTTCCGAGCCCCGTTCGCTGAATTTGTCCTTGAAAGATCGTTCGATTCGTGGTCCCCTTCTCCATTGAGCAACATAAACAATTGCCTTACCGCGCTATTGGAGCGACTACCACACAACGAAAGAAAATCTCCGGATACGCTTGTGGACATGCGCAGTACATCCAATCCATGCGTTTTGATGTCGTTTTCCTCAATATTTTTCTTGCGCCCACTTGATGTAGTGGAATTGCCGCAGTGTTGTAACATTTGACTAGTTTCATCGAACGCACTTGAGTGCAACGCCGTGCACGGGGGCATTCGAGGGTTAGCTGATGAcacatctttccttttctctttcgcaCTCGGTAATCTTTTTACATTTAAGGAGGGCGTTTGAGCCACGGGCGCTAGAAATGCTGCGTCCTCCTCCAACTGAGAGGAaccactttttgtttttttgctacgCTGAAGGGAAGTGCGGCGTTTGTTAACGCTCGTCTGCACCTCCTCGACACTTCGGTCGTCAACGGATGGTTGATCAGCGGGCGCATACTTCACCTTCTTTGAGGTTCGCGTACtgttggcggtggtggtTCGCAATGCATTGGGCAGCTCCACTGCAGGAGTGGTGTTGGATGGTGCCACGGTGGTTTGAGGTCCGGGAGCCTCTTTTGATGCTTGACTTCCTACTCCCGTGAGATTAGGAAGGCATTGCCGAACCACTTCCGGGGATCCGCATCCACTTTCACTCCCAAAGCGGTAGCTATCAAAACCCCACCAAATACGTGTGGAATCTTTCTTCGGTGgtgttttgtctgtttttttgttcttcgttGGGCTCTTTTTGACTACCGAATCACTCCTTGAGTATCCACTCACCGACAGGTCGTTCCGCTCTGTCACTACCGGGGCGTTCTTTCCCACAAACGCGGTGGGTTGATCGGGATTGCGGTGGATGTTCGGCAACTCTGCCGCTACGTGTGCACAAGTGCCCAAATACCCCACACGCATGATATCAAGATTTCCACGGCTCTCCTCGTCTTCACTGCAATGACGCGTCGGATCCCGCATGCGAGAAGTGTGCAGAGGCGACCCCAGTGTCTCATCGCGggcattattttcccatagGGTTGATGTCAATGTTGCGCCCGAATAGGGGGCATATGCTGCCGCTAATGAACTCGAGTCAACAGCTGCGTGACCCGTATGGACGCGCATATCTGTGCGACGAGATCCAACATCCCTACCGCCAGGAGTCGACTCCACTGAGAAGGGCGGCGTAACCCTTGTTTCCATGACATTCGGTCGTGGTGTGCGTGACAAATTCTGCTGCAAATGGTGTTGTATGACATTGGCTAGGGGTCTTGAAGCCAACAACGCTGGGGATGGTTGACTGTTCGTTCCCTTGTTGCTCGATGTGCGGGCTGTTCCACACTTCTGACTGCGTGGTCGCTGTTGCTCAAAAGGAGACATGTCGTATATGTGTCTCTGTTGCCTGATGTGCTGCGGTATTCTTCCACTACAACGCGCACGGATTATGCAGCGGCTGATGCAAcgtttcaaaaacaaacaaaaaacaaatgtaaCTCGAAAGAATGAATGTTCACGTTGACTTCTGCGTTTGAAGTGTTGAATGGGAAGCTTGGTGCGCTTCAGAACTCCCCGCCGCCCTCTGGAAACCCACGGCTTCAATGATTAGTGCCTTCTGGTTGCCGAGATTTACACCTTTGGATAGGCAAAagcgaaaatggaaaagaagatTGCTGTTACCAAACCAGTCAATAGTTATGACAGATAACACATAAAGCGTTGAGACGACTGTTCAGCATAACCCAACAGCAAATATTGAATAGATTTAGGAGAGCGCAGAGACAGACACAACAACTataaccaaaaaagaaaaagtgacaGAGGatggggaaaggaagggaagaggggaggggaggggagaagaggCAAAGTCATCTGCTTTACTTATAGTCGACTCTCACATTTCCAtcttcgcttccttttttttctccaactccccttccctccctcccccgcccacatatatatctatataccaacgaaacaacaacaacaacagcaaacaaaTAATGTCGAAATTCCAAGTACACTTGTGCTTTTCAGCACAATCAAACTGCAGCGGCCTCTGATTTCCTTCCTCATTCTCTTACCTTCCTTCATACCgcaaatataaacatatataaataacgGAATAAACACGGTGACGGTAGAGATAATATTTCACTTTCAGGGGATCTggtaacaaacaaacaaaaagaaagagagagagaatggGGATTCAGAACACGAGGGTATGAATAAAATAGCGACAATGACGGCGACGACATAACAGACTCGTGCAGACAAAAGTAAACTGATCATagtttaaaaacaaaaagaaaaatgcgcCACACTAACGAGCTCGAAGTGGGCCaaggggaaaatgtgaaGTAGTTTCATCTAAAtcatgaagaaaaaaaaacattcgcgTATTTACACGTGAGTGTAAACATATTCATACAGTCCTGCACGTGCATGCACTATATATGAGTATAAAAGGTGTACATTGGTTGCGGTATGTGAGCTGCATATAATTCatcaacttttcccttctcttcacAGTTACACTCGATGCGAATTTCAtcccttctttccatctCACTTCCGTTGTTCGTTCCcccactttctttattttctcctcctccttttcatctttcctttttgttctgcTTTGAGTccgttttcctccctcttcctttccataCTTCTTTTTGATTCTTCCCTTCAGTGGACCATGTGGATACGGCAGAAAATGGAACAGgtaatggaaaaaaaaaggcaaagacAAAGGCAGAAGCAAAGGAATACAAATAACAACGCTGCCACCAACAGGGCAGCGTCAACGAGTTCAGTAATGCAgtaaacagacaaaaggagTAACAAcgatggaaacaaaaatgttcAAGATTGCCCACTACCAcacaatgacaataataaactAACAATGGAATGCGTGAGTTTGGATACACACCTTCCATTGGGTTACACGAGAGTTACATTTTAAGGGCTAAACATTTGgcatttcctctcttcccaCCGGGTCTGCACCACTTATGCCTCTGTGTGACGGTAAAATATTACCCACTCCTCCCCTACATCTCCGCTGTCGTGGTCACCACTCCTGACGGTGCAGAGTTCTGCAACATCTTTATCTTCGTTTTATCTGCTCCTTTCTCgatacttttccttttcctgatcttttttcgttttaattcactctctccttttccttctcttgtaGCTTTGAGGGGGTGTTTCATTtgtaatttcttttctttttctacaAGCACGCGTAAAAAGTCCCCTAAGCGCATCACATTTAAAACTTCTTCATCCTAAcaccctccttttctcttgaCTACTCTTAAGGAAAACACTTCCCTGATCAcctgaagaagcaaaaaaaaaaacctaacTCTAAAACGGATGTGAAGACCGTACATGAACAGCTGCGCAGCTGCACTTACTGGATGTTTCACACATCACAAATATgatattttttcttactcaCAGCaaacatgaatatatatatatatatatatatatatatatatattaatacgCCAGAACGTCCTTCTGTTCATTCCgtcctttgttttcccccatccAATGACTCCACATCATCTCACCGCGTCCACACTTGACTCATTAACGCACACTACTCGGGTTTCCCCGCTTTCCAGGCGCGGAGGCGTCGTTTGCTATCTCCAGGAGACGACAAATAACTGGAAATGGATTGCACCAATGACTCTGCACCAACAACTTCCTCACCACCTCCCCGACCACCAACTGTTGTGATTTGCATAGCATTGCCCCTACCCACCTGTTTTGCCGTGTCTCCGGAGGATTGCCGCTGCGCGGCACTGCCATCCTCGTATGACTCCTCCAAACACTCCTCTCCGTTAGAATCCTTATCACTGTCAACCACCTGCTCCGTCACGACACGATGTGTGGTAACCGTACGCACCGTCACCACATCACCCTGATCTGTTTTCTGCATAGTGGTGTCGGTATGTGTATTCCGCGAGTTGCCAACGACGCGCGAGTCATGGATCACTACTGTACTGGGGACCGATGTGTGGCTGAACCGACGCCGCAGTACCTCAGGGGACACATCAGCGTTCGGACTACTTCGTGAAACGGGGATGCTCGGGCCCCTATCCGGTGTCGTTTCCCCTGTGCTGCCGTCGCCACCAGCCAGCACGGCCCCATCTGGCAGGTCATTCACAAAATCATTTAGGAACGCCATATCTTCGTTGGTGGCAACCTTTGGCCGTGGCATCCATACGTGACGAGTTACGGTGCGACCAAGTACACTTTCAAGTAGGCACATGGCTCTATACATCTTCCATGTTGCCTGTATTTTGGTTGCACACTTACCCTTCGACCAATGTTCCATACACTTTACAAGATAATCCGACCGCCGTCGTAGCTGGATAATCCATGGGTGATCGTAGTCATACACGACGCAAAGAATTCCGAGGCACCGGCGAACCAACAACAAGGCGCGGTTGTACAAGTGCAAGTCCTCGTATATCTGGGCGAGCTCAACCAGGGCCGGTATGAGGAGCTCCGACTGCCTACGGTGTCCTATTTCCACCACCTCTATAcatcgaagcagcagcaactcaCATGGAGATGCCTTGAGTTCACGTGTCATTTGACTGCGCAGTACAAAGTCATCTTCTGTGGTGTAATTCGGTTTTGTCACCTTCGGGCGAGGAATTTTAACCACACTCACTGTGGGGCCAACTCGCCGCCGCGGCTGCTTTGGAACGATGGACTTGAGAACCTCCTGATTCAAGCTAAATATACTAGAATCGGATAAAATGCTACTCGTAAACGAAGTATCGGAACACACACTGCTATTTGACGATGTAGGGGGCTGTGCCTGATTGTTCGCAAATGTAAATCCTATGGTGTTTCGTTCCTGCTCGTACCATATCCTCGCCATACCCACCATAGCTAACACATAGCGCTTCAGAACCATGTACATTTCCTTCTCACCTCGTGCCACGCGCGTCTCAGCGATCTGTATGGCGCGTGCGTATACTGTTTTGGCGCTCTCTACATCTCCAAGTGAAGCAAAAACGTCACCCTCCTTCTGGTACACTAATACCGCAAGATGATCGAAGCGATGGGCCGGTACCTGCTCAAGAAGTGGGTAACAGCTGTGAAGAAGCTGAAGTTTAACTGTTCCTCTCACGTCCACCAGCCGTTCGGCCTCCTTGACAGCATTCAGAACCTGCAATGTCGCCTCATCTGCTTCATCCACTACATGAAATTCCTCGTCACCTCGGGCGACCTCCTCCTTATGGGTTTTATTCGGCTTCTTCACAGCGGTATTTCGACTGATGATGGAACTTCTGCTCGACACCTCTCTGGTGTGGCCATTCACAAGAAGTTTAGCCCGTGTATTACTTTTAGCCAAAGCACTGATGGCGGCATTGTCTGACGACGCTCCAGCCCCCATTTACCCCTGATCGAATCTCTTGTTTCTTCTACAAGAATGAGAGTCCTTCACCGGTACCGCCCGCCACTACTCTAATTGTTTGTGCTACGCACGGACCTAAGAAACCTCCGCAACAATGTAACAATATATGAAAATTTCAGGACCTCACTGCAATTCTTCTCCTTCTACCCAGTTGATTCTTCCCCACCCCCCTTTTAacttcccctttgtttcgaCTTCTTGAAGTGTTACTTTCGTCTGCTTGATGTTTTATGTATTTAGAGGTAATGAGGCACCACCACTGAAGCACCCGATAATGGAAGGCAACGGAGATGCAACCTCTAATTTTGTTGTCTGCTCCCACCAAACCACGcttgtaaacaaacaaaaatcaatTGCACACGGAAAAAAACCAGCGATAATAAGCGCAGTCGTGCAGAACGTTTGTTGATATAGGCAAAAGGCATTGTTCAATTATTGATACGGTCATGAACAATGCGGTCtgaatgaatgaaatgaagtgtttcacatgcatatatacggAGAGAGGACAACAACAAGGTCCCGTTACGAAATATAACTAAACCCAAAGCTGTAAGAAAATATCAGAGCAACACGTAACACAAACAGTGGTGTTCGTGACCAGAATGACCCGAGACTAGAGGAGGAAGTGAGACCAGCGAATACCATAACGTATGAATAGAGGAGTGTCTTGGCGAAGCGCCTAAAAAAATTTACTTTTTCAATGATAAAACGCAGAAAACAGGTGGTCCGATCCCATCCATTTACACTGGTCAAGCAAGCGAGAAGAGCCAATTTACTTGTCAGGGGTTCGCTGAACTCGGGTGCTGACAGACACACtgacacaagcacacacacacacagaattCGAAGGCACTTTCCAAAATCCATTAAAAATCCATTTTGATACGAAAGCCAGTAGCAGAACTGTTAACCATATATAAAATCAGCCCTCTCCTTcgctccttcccttcctccttgcTACAGCTTTCTGCATCTTATCCTTCACTTTACCTAAACAATCACCTAACATGGTACGCAGTTTGATTGCTCTCCCGTTGCTTCTCTCGCAAAAGCCAAGGGCTGTGATGAACAGGGCgaagcgcaaaaaaaaaaaaagaaaaaaaaagaagccaaATGAGTAGAGGGCATCGTCGTTAGCATGCACGCATGTATGGGCACGCTATAGAGACGGATGCTGTGTGCAACAACCCCATCATCTCCTTACTTCATTCAGCGCgtgagtaaataaatatgatcAACAATCCAGGTAATCCGACGCCATCAGCAGCCCCAAAACGATATCCTGATCACTGGATGAAGTGGGATTTAGCTCACCCAGAAGCGCAAATTCGTCGGTAGAATTTACATCTGACGTACTGCGCTGGACTAAATAGCGACAAACTAGCTCCAGTATGCGGCCACTAAGCACTTCAAGAGGAATACATGGCATTGTGCCTATGTTATTGCTGGCGTGTACAGTTGTATGTTGCTCACCCCGCGCATTTGTCGGTTCCGCAAAACCACCACGCTCTGGGAGTGAATAAACAGCATCTAGCAGCATGGCCAGCATTTTGCTTTGGCGCGCTGCAACCTCAGGAAGAACGAACTCCATACCGTCATTAGACTTCAAGCAAACGTACGGCAAGGGTCTTGTGGGGGTACGAACCGCAGAACTTTTTGGTGCATCTCCTGCACGCACTGTCTGGGGCAGCAATACCCAATTGCGTTGCATTGTGCTCTTCACCTTCGTCCTATTCTGCTTTTCTGTAGTTTACAAGCGTCAGCAGCCCCTTCCCACCTCCGTAAGTGCGTGACAGTGGCTACTTaaactcttctttttttttttcctccccaccCTGCTTACTTTTCTTAATATTATTGTGTCCTTGCTCTCCTTTGGTGAATTGTAATCTCCCCTCGAAGGACGTCACGTTCTTacagggaaaaaaaaagaaaaaaaaggaaaaaagaaatgataatGACCTCCTCTTGTCACCGTTCACTTTGGAGGAAGTCACAACagcgaaaatggaaaaaggaaaaataagtaaaaatCAATGCTACGatcttgtttgttgttgcctcTCACTTAACGCAGACAATAACatcttttcctgttttttttttctgaggGGGCTAATGTTTCCCAGGTACTTCGAAAGGTGAAAACCCGGGCAGCAACTAACGACATAtgcacgcacacaaaagaaaaaaatgtaaaatttAACCgaccatatatatatataaagtcttttttttttcttctcgacCCTTCCTGCACACCGTTTGAGTCTCCCCTACCTCACGTAGCAAGTTGCCTGGATATATTCGACAGAAAGGATTATACCCACCATTatacaccaaaaaaaaaaaaaactgagtggtcacgaaaaacaaaacaaaaaaaaggaggaaacattAACTACTGTGGGTTATCGGaggtttcccctccctcccttccacgtacacacaaacaaacgtaAACAAAGACGTAAACGAAAATACATAAACATGTAAACCAACACACTGTCCACCTTCGTCGCGCGCTCTTgcttaacttttttttttttcacctctctCAAACCCCAATGCACTAAACGAACTGATGCCACTTAACGTCCCCATCATTTTCCCACGGAATTATTATTACGCGGGATGTAAATATCAGGGTCACGAAAAACTGTTGGGTTAAGCACATCGACACCGCCTTCCACCTTTAAGCGCTCTCTGACCTTCGTCACGGCCTCTAAAAGTGGTGGATGCCCAAAAGCTTCATCATATTGTTTCAACCAGTTCCGGAACTGCTGCTCATGCCTTAGCGTTGCCATGGTTTCACGAAATACCCATGCGCTCTGTTTGTGACGTGTAACGCACTCGCGCATGTCAATTAGGCGGCTGCGACAGTCGTAAAGGACGTCGAGTTCCTGGCTCTCACGAATGCAAGTCATCAGCCGCTGCCAAAACCGTTGGCAATTGTTTTCGTTCAGGTAACTTGCAGAAATATTGGTGATGTCCGACGAAAACGTGTCGTCGGGCACTTCACGGGCACCGAACATTGACATTGTTCCTTACACCCCTCTCAATTTGTATCGTCTGTGAGTagtggaaacaaataaaaaggaaactaAGAACCTAAATGTGTGTTCCCTCTCTTCTCCTTCGTTGTTCCTTTAAAACTATAATCAACTTGTCAGGTCAACCCAACTAGTTGGATGAGGGCAAGGCAGACagcaatttaaaaaaaaatgggggaaaatagTCGTTTCgatttaatattattattattattttattttattttgtaacGGAGGATGTAgcacttgaaaaaaaaaaagacagaagcACATAAagacaacagaaaagggagtTGCATTCATTCACCATTAGGAAATGACTAGGAGGGGAGTGGCACAAATCGGTGGGTAGCTTTAGGGATTGTACATGCAGCAAACGTGACAACATATCAAATGCTCAAAGTCTTCAGGGGGAGTCATATTTTAGAACAGGTGTTGGAATCGTTCGCGCAAAGACTCCCAACactcctcctctcctcctctcctcctccctcctccctctctcttcATAACACACAGTATGAGATAGCCttagcaaggaaaaaaaaaaaacgctcaACTGTATCCCCTACAAAGCGGGCTATCAATATCAAtaaacaatttttttgttataaaaaggaaagtgagatCAGAGGGCGTGACAACAGAAATGGatgaaaagagaacaaaagcAAGTCGCGGatcacatacaaaaaaaaaaaagagaaatatagtaataaaaacaacaattatgtatatatttatatttatttatgtgcaGGTGTGTCGATAATGGCTTTCCCGcgaaacacacatacattaGCGTACAGAGACATACACACGGTCTTTCTCGACTATTTTTGATTGCTGACATACACAAATTATCCGTAACAAAAATCTGTTTTTCAACCTCTATTGTCCTTAGCAACGCCTTGACTGACCCCTGATAATTGACTGGTACTGGGCTAACTTACGCTGGTTTCCGCGAACACTCggctgaagaggaacaaCATTTTGCCTGCGCTCCTCCCCCCGTGTGTCGCCATCACGCGCCCGAGACTGTGGGGATTCCGCCAAACGCCGCTGGGAGGAGTTCTCATGCGGTGGATGTGGGAGGTGTACATTACGTCTACTTCTGTTATTTCCACCCATCCGTCCATGACCCCCTGCAACCGCCTCCGGTGGCGTGAGAATACCGCTTTCGGTCAACGACAGAGAGTTACCCTCTTCCCGCTCATTACGACGACTTCTCAATGCTCTTATGGCGTGCCTGGCATTCCCGGACGCTGGCATAATCGGTTGCAGGAAGGTTGAGCGGGATTGAGGATTCGCGGAGTCGTTGGTAAGGGATAGGGATCCTGACCTGACGGTGGGACGTGTCACAGCCACAATTTCTGGGACTCGCGTTGGCAACCCCTCCTCAGCTACGTAGTGTGCTATACGGGTAGAAGTACTCGACACAGGTGGTGATACGGATCTGTTGAGTGCAACTGGTGGCGGTAAGAAAGTTGTCCCCGCCATCGGTGTATAACGGTTTCCCCATCGCAGCTGGTCGCTTCGTTCGCTGCTTTCGTTCGCTACCTCAACTGGGCAATCCCTTGAGTTTCGATTCGTAACATCTGCACTAACAGGAGACAAACTATGAGAGGAAGGGTCAACAGCTTCATGGGTAATGCTCACATTTGACGTCGATGGAGAGAGTGTTTCGCAGCGCCGCCGTCCGCCATCTACAGTTCGATTAG
Encoded proteins:
- a CDS encoding T. brucei spp.-specific protein, which translates into the protein MSPFEQQRPRSQKCGTARTSSNKGTNSQPSPALLASRPLANVIQHHLQQNLSRTPRPNVMETRVTPPFSVESTPGGRDVGSRRTDMRVHTGHAAVDSSSLAAAYAPYSGATLTSTLWENNARDETLGSPLHTSRMRDPTRHCSEDEESRGNLDIMRVGYLGTCAHVAAELPNIHRNPDQPTAFVGKNAPVVTERNDLSVSGYSRSDSVVKKSPTKNKKTDKTPPKKDSTRIWWGFDSYRFGSESGCGSPEVVRQCLPNLTGVGSQASKEAPGPQTTVAPSNTTPAVELPNALRTTTANSTRTSKKVKYAPADQPSVDDRSVEEVQTSVNKRRTSLQRSKKTKSGSSQLEEDAAFLAPVAQTPSLNVKRLPSAKEKRKDVSSANPRMPPCTALHSSAFDETSQMLQHCGNSTTSSGRKKNIEENDIKTHGLDVLRMSTSVSGDFLSLCGSRSNSAVRQLFMLLNGEGDHESNDLSRTNSANGARKR